A window from Marinagarivorans cellulosilyticus encodes these proteins:
- the ssb gene encoding single-stranded DNA-binding protein — translation MARGINKMTLVGFLGQDPDVKYTQGGNAVTTISVATSDTWTDKQSGQQQERTEWHRVVFFNRLAEIAGEYLRKGSQVYIEGPLRTRKWQDQAGADRYTTEIIGNEMQMMGGSNSGGRGDNGAAPNGENQPVNQPAPVQNQPEYVAPSQAPYPDQDMIHPSAGESQNPGSGGN, via the coding sequence ATGGCACGTGGAATAAACAAAATGACGCTAGTTGGGTTTCTAGGTCAGGACCCAGACGTTAAATACACTCAAGGTGGCAATGCAGTCACAACAATCAGTGTTGCTACAAGTGATACTTGGACAGATAAGCAAAGCGGGCAGCAACAAGAGCGTACCGAGTGGCATCGAGTTGTGTTCTTTAATCGCCTTGCGGAAATCGCTGGGGAGTATTTACGCAAAGGCAGCCAAGTCTACATTGAGGGGCCATTGCGAACCCGTAAGTGGCAAGATCAAGCCGGGGCTGATCGATACACAACTGAAATCATTGGTAATGAAATGCAAATGATGGGCGGCAGCAATAGCGGCGGCCGTGGCGACAATGGTGCGGCACCGAATGGTGAGAATCAGCCAGTTAATCAACCGGCACCAGTACAAAATCAACCTGAGTATGTAGCGCCAAGCCAGGCACCTTATCCTGATCAAGATATGATTCACCCCAGTGCCGGCGAAAGTCAGAATCCAGGAAGTGGTGGCAATTAA
- a CDS encoding type IA DNA topoisomerase has protein sequence MSILFVVESPNKAKSIRNYFPDFKVVATVGHFRDLPVDRIGAEPPKHEPEYVTMEGKADVEKNLRAAANKASVIYLATDPDREGEAIAAHVANLLGQKHKAKIHRVTYVEVNKKSIEHAIKQKRQIDWALVRAQEARRVIDRYVGYIVSPVLTNKFKEHVSAIHFLSAGRVQTIALKLIVERQRTIKNFKPVEHYGVTAHCLKDGVDYKAQWAATGINDDGCASTEDGEKKQGSGLVTDRALAEAVNARTDTLTVFQVQKKAVAIAPPKPLTTSSFVRLMSGKLRLTTKASMDAAQKLFEQGLITYHRTDSPVMSKDAQEAVRAFARQQGLPVPEAARTVKAKQGSQEGHECLRVTDIANTRPELVDQSLMKVYQLVWLTTLQSQLANAIDDRTTVILKNGTEDVFIAKGSVQKELGWRASLKLSKDDSIESEKIRGGEEKIAKLPMLAEGEAAIVESTTLEIKHTKPPSVFSEKTLVEKLDKLNIGRPATYAQIIERINEQGYIERDTKLNLTSTALGECVIDVLDGQYSFLNYEYTAELESLFDQIADRKHEMSYLPVVDAVYSSLEFDSSTLEALALPTVICEKMRQVKPKAKPKSKSKKSGAKKMGTVVAFSSAKKNSGMDKSSFVAGTQCTTCRSGTLSIKALKGGDIIGKEFVGCSAFPTCKHFQWVN, from the coding sequence ATGTCCATTTTATTTGTTGTCGAATCACCGAATAAAGCTAAGAGCATTCGTAACTATTTCCCTGATTTTAAAGTCGTCGCAACGGTGGGTCACTTTCGTGATCTGCCTGTTGATCGAATTGGCGCTGAGCCGCCAAAGCATGAGCCAGAGTATGTAACGATGGAGGGCAAAGCGGATGTTGAGAAAAATCTCCGTGCTGCCGCGAATAAAGCTTCAGTGATTTATCTGGCGACCGATCCCGACCGTGAGGGCGAAGCGATCGCAGCACATGTTGCGAATTTGCTCGGGCAAAAACACAAGGCAAAGATTCATCGCGTGACCTATGTCGAAGTCAATAAAAAATCGATTGAGCATGCAATAAAACAAAAAAGACAAATTGATTGGGCGCTGGTTCGCGCGCAAGAAGCTCGACGGGTTATTGACCGTTATGTCGGTTACATCGTGTCTCCTGTGCTGACAAACAAATTTAAAGAGCATGTCAGTGCAATTCACTTTTTGAGCGCGGGTCGCGTTCAAACGATTGCGTTAAAGCTCATTGTTGAGCGTCAGCGAACGATCAAAAATTTTAAGCCTGTCGAGCACTACGGTGTGACGGCGCATTGCTTGAAAGACGGGGTCGATTATAAAGCGCAGTGGGCTGCAACTGGCATCAATGATGATGGCTGTGCGAGCACAGAGGATGGTGAAAAAAAACAAGGATCTGGGCTTGTCACTGACAGAGCATTAGCTGAAGCGGTGAACGCGAGAACTGATACGTTAACCGTGTTTCAGGTGCAGAAAAAAGCGGTGGCCATAGCGCCACCCAAACCGCTGACAACGAGTAGCTTTGTAAGGCTAATGTCTGGAAAGCTAAGGCTTACAACAAAAGCTTCAATGGACGCTGCTCAGAAGCTGTTTGAGCAAGGTTTAATTACTTACCATCGCACTGATAGCCCTGTTATGTCAAAAGACGCACAGGAGGCTGTGAGAGCCTTTGCGCGGCAGCAAGGGCTGCCAGTGCCAGAAGCCGCAAGAACGGTTAAAGCGAAACAAGGTTCGCAAGAAGGGCATGAATGCCTTCGTGTGACGGATATTGCGAATACGCGACCAGAGCTCGTCGATCAGTCGTTAATGAAAGTTTATCAATTGGTCTGGCTTACAACGCTGCAGTCGCAGCTGGCAAATGCAATTGATGACCGGACTACAGTGATTCTGAAAAATGGGACTGAGGATGTATTCATCGCCAAAGGCTCTGTACAAAAAGAATTAGGCTGGAGGGCCAGCCTGAAACTGTCAAAGGATGACAGCATTGAATCTGAAAAAATAAGAGGGGGGGAAGAAAAAATAGCGAAGCTGCCAATGCTCGCCGAAGGCGAAGCCGCCATCGTCGAATCAACGACGCTGGAAATAAAACACACGAAGCCACCCAGTGTCTTCAGCGAAAAAACATTAGTCGAGAAACTGGACAAACTTAATATCGGTCGCCCAGCGACCTACGCGCAAATCATTGAGCGAATCAATGAGCAAGGCTATATCGAACGTGATACTAAATTAAACCTCACTAGTACTGCGCTAGGAGAATGTGTCATCGATGTACTTGACGGGCAGTATTCATTTTTAAATTACGAATACACGGCTGAATTAGAATCACTGTTTGATCAAATTGCAGATCGCAAACACGAGATGAGTTATCTGCCTGTTGTGGATGCTGTTTATTCAAGTCTTGAATTTGATAGTTCTACGTTAGAAGCGTTGGCGTTGCCGACGGTGATCTGTGAGAAAATGAGGCAGGTAAAACCGAAAGCAAAGCCTAAATCTAAATCGAAAAAAAGTGGAGCAAAAAAGATGGGTACTGTTGTTGCGTTCAGTTCAGCGAAAAAGAACAGTGGTATGGATAAGTCGAGCTTTGTAGCTGGGACTCAATGTACGACTTGTCGGTCAGGCACTCTGAGCATTAAAGCGTTGAAAGGCGGTGATATTATCGGCAAAGAATTTGTTGGATGCAGTGCCTTTCCAACGTGTAAACATTTTCAGTGGGTTAACTAA